The genomic DNA TTGCCCAGGACAGAAAGGGCATCTTAAAAGACACCCGCGGTGACACTCAGGCGGATGATGAAGTCTATAACCTCATCATGAAGGAGAAGGAACGCCTCCTTACGATTGACGAGCCGTTACGATTCATTTTCAGCCATTCAGCATTGCGTGAAGGCTGGGATAACCCGAACGTTTTTCAGATATGCACCCTCAATGAGACCCAAAGCGGTATTAAGAAACGCCAGGAAATCGGCCGCGGACTACGGTTGCCAGTAGACCAAAACGGCTTGCGGGTCTTTGATGACTCTATCAATAAGCTCTACGTGATGGCCAACGAAAGTTACGAAAATTTTGCCCGCAAGCTACAGACTGAATATGAAGAGGAGTGCGGAGTGACCTTCGGCAAGGTCCCGATAACAGCGTTTGCTAAATTGTGCCAGGTAGTTGACGGGCAAGAACAACCAATCGGCCGGACAGCCGCCGATGTTATCAAGGCGGCTTTAGTTGATCAAAAGATGCTTGATACCGAGGGGCGTATCCAAGCGGCTTTTGATCCTAAACGGCTCGATTTCGAGCTGAAATTACCCGAAGCGCATAGAGATCTGGCTTCGGCTGTAATTGATTTACTCTCCGCGTATCAGATTGAACGGCATATCCGCAGAGACAAAGATGAACGGGTAAACCATCTTAAGGGTTTTCTGTTAGAAGAATCAGAGTTTAAAGCGTTATGGGAACAGATCAAACCTAAAACCACCTATCGGGTGGAATTTGAGACCGACGAATTGGTTAGTCGTGCAGTCGCGGCGATCAAGCGAATGGAGCGTATCGAAAAGCCCGTGATCCACGTCCGGACCGGTCAAGTAAAGGTCACCAAAGGCGGTGTTGATACCACCGATATCGGGGTTGCAGAAGAACAGGTTTCCTTTGGCACCAGGCCGGTGCCAGACCTATTAGCGTACCTTCAGAATCAGACTGAACTCACACGCTCCACCCTTGTTCGTATATTGAAAAGTTCAGGCCGTTTGGAAGATTTCTTTAATAATCCTCAACTGTTCATGGACACCGTCGCGGCAATATTGAAGAATGAACTCCATAGGCTCCTGGTAGACGGTATCAAATACGAGAAGGTCCATGGTGACGGACCGGAAGCAGAATGGGAGCAGCTCCTTTTCAAAAACGAAGAGATGATCAACTACCTGACGGCTTTGCAGGTTCAACATTCAATTTACGAATACGTTGAATATGACTCCGAAATAGAGCGGGAATTTGCGCGGCGATTGGACCAGCGCGAGGATATTAAGTTGTTCGTGAAATTGCCAAGATGGTTCGTCATCGACACGCCAGTTGGCAAATACAACCCGGATTGGGCCATCTTAAAGCATGATGACAAGTCTCTTTACCTGGTCCGTGAGACCAAAGGCACCAGGGATTTCCTGAAATTGCGTAACAGCGAAGTGGACAAAGTGAGGTGCGGCGCCAGGCATTTTGAGTCAATTGGTGTACCGTTTGCGGTGGTCACGTCTGCTGATCAAGTATAAGACTGTTTGGAAAATCGGTAATTACTTTCTATCTTCCAATCCATACTTCCCGGTGGTAATATTGAATTAACAGCCTGTCTGGTAAGGAGGCAACATGAAGTGTCCAAAATGCGGCAGTGAGGAAGTGGAGATACTGACCATAT from Dehalogenimonas sp. W includes the following:
- a CDS encoding DEAD/DEAH box helicase family protein, which encodes MAAIVDLFEGQPQGAPEYAVINLGAMGGLFSGQEQTELGTGNRLLVAEDKLRENTRNVQIRNDIEAPEHEAPLECSELFDAPANMTRLCPHFSVEMETGTGKTYVYLRTIFELSQKYGFQKFIIVVPSVAIREGVLKNIEITKDHFRALYNNIPFEHFVYDGKKVNQLRQFAVSNTLQIMIINIDAFRKNFAGTEAEQKSNVIYKESDKLSGRQPIEFVQAARPIVIIDEPQSVDSTEKSQEAIRALNPLCTLRYSATHRNPYNLVYRLDPVRAFELKLVKQIVVASAAAENSANDAFVRVESIEYKKGVKAKLRIHVQTKDGPKEKTVTVTNGADLFTLSEERPCYQHGFSVAEIWAEPGNEFIRFNNGKLLRLGEEMGGLRDDVWRAQIKHTVKKHLDKELQLRGRGIKVLSLFFIDRVANYRDYEESGQPVAGKFARAFEEEFHSLSALEQYKDLDCVKHAIGKLHNGYFAQDRKGILKDTRGDTQADDEVYNLIMKEKERLLTIDEPLRFIFSHSALREGWDNPNVFQICTLNETQSGIKKRQEIGRGLRLPVDQNGLRVFDDSINKLYVMANESYENFARKLQTEYEEECGVTFGKVPITAFAKLCQVVDGQEQPIGRTAADVIKAALVDQKMLDTEGRIQAAFDPKRLDFELKLPEAHRDLASAVIDLLSAYQIERHIRRDKDERVNHLKGFLLEESEFKALWEQIKPKTTYRVEFETDELVSRAVAAIKRMERIEKPVIHVRTGQVKVTKGGVDTTDIGVAEEQVSFGTRPVPDLLAYLQNQTELTRSTLVRILKSSGRLEDFFNNPQLFMDTVAAILKNELHRLLVDGIKYEKVHGDGPEAEWEQLLFKNEEMINYLTALQVQHSIYEYVEYDSEIEREFARRLDQREDIKLFVKLPRWFVIDTPVGKYNPDWAILKHDDKSLYLVRETKGTRDFLKLRNSEVDKVRCGARHFESIGVPFAVVTSADQV